One stretch of Rhodohalobacter mucosus DNA includes these proteins:
- a CDS encoding efflux RND transporter periplasmic adaptor subunit has translation MDRKIEKKTWTPKRLLILAAILVFAGFSIYAIWFMDVRSTLNVDRERITVATVSEESFQEYIQVTGTVQPIQTIYLDAIEGGVVQNVFRESGSTVQEGDTILTLANSGLQLQVMQQTSGLYDQINNVRNSRLNLEQNTLRLQEQLANAKSQMEILKQRFERQQTLMKDSLISEEEFETTRENYEYQKRRYDLTSESFQKDSVQAITQERQLNESEERMYQNLNAVQQILENLVVTAPIGGQLSTVELNQGQSINRGERIGQVDILDDYKVRVSIDEFHLSRIIPGLEGTFTFDGETHELVITKIYPVILNGQFEVDMEFVNESPGNLRRGQTLRIRLELGESATAVQIPRGGFYQTTGGNWIFVLDEAEGRAYRREIRLGRQNPDYFEVQSGLEPGEQVITSSYSTFGENEVLVLE, from the coding sequence ATGGATCGAAAAATTGAAAAGAAAACATGGACTCCAAAACGGCTGCTCATACTGGCTGCGATTCTGGTGTTTGCCGGATTCAGCATCTATGCTATCTGGTTTATGGATGTGAGATCCACACTGAATGTAGACCGCGAAAGGATCACGGTTGCGACCGTTTCGGAGGAGTCTTTTCAGGAGTATATACAGGTAACCGGCACGGTTCAGCCCATACAGACTATTTATCTGGACGCTATTGAGGGCGGAGTGGTTCAGAATGTTTTCAGGGAATCGGGCAGTACCGTTCAGGAGGGCGATACCATACTGACGCTGGCCAATTCAGGCCTTCAGCTTCAGGTAATGCAGCAAACCTCGGGCTTGTACGACCAGATTAACAACGTGCGGAATTCGCGTCTGAACCTGGAGCAGAATACCCTCAGGCTGCAGGAACAGCTCGCCAATGCAAAATCACAGATGGAAATACTGAAGCAGCGCTTTGAACGGCAGCAAACGCTGATGAAAGACAGCCTCATCTCGGAGGAGGAGTTTGAGACGACCCGTGAAAATTACGAATACCAGAAAAGGCGCTACGATCTGACCAGCGAGTCGTTTCAAAAAGACTCCGTGCAGGCCATTACGCAGGAGCGGCAGCTTAATGAGTCGGAGGAGCGGATGTACCAGAATTTGAATGCCGTACAGCAGATTCTGGAAAACCTGGTAGTTACCGCTCCGATTGGCGGACAGCTGAGCACGGTGGAATTAAATCAGGGGCAGTCGATTAATCGCGGAGAACGGATCGGGCAGGTCGATATCCTGGATGATTACAAGGTTCGGGTTTCGATCGATGAATTTCATTTGTCGCGCATCATCCCCGGCCTGGAAGGCACATTTACGTTCGATGGTGAAACCCACGAACTTGTAATCACCAAAATATATCCTGTGATTTTGAACGGACAATTTGAAGTGGATATGGAATTTGTAAATGAGTCGCCCGGCAACCTGCGACGCGGACAGACGCTGCGGATACGCCTGGAGCTGGGAGAGTCGGCAACAGCGGTACAGATACCCCGGGGAGGCTTTTACCAGACCACAGGCGGCAACTGGATCTTTGTGCTGGATGAAGCGGAAGGCCGCGCTTACCGCCGTGAAATACGCCTGGGCCGCCAGAATCCCGACTATTTTGAAGTACAGTCCGGCCTCGAACCCGGAGAACAGGTCATCACCTCAAGCTATAGTACGTTTGGGGAGAATGAGGTTCTTGTTCTGGAGTAG
- a CDS encoding sigma-54-dependent transcriptional regulator, with translation MGQPEHKLQILIADDDKDVLQAAKLLLKQYSQQVDTLSDPNQIPQYFEKTQYDVVLLDMNFNNNVSSGEKGYYWLEKIQKMSPSTAVVLITAYGDVDKAVKAIKLGATDFVLKPWQNEKLLATVFAAGNLSSSRKEVIELRSRFNTLQRDLEQPYQDIIGSSAPMQKVFETIEKVAKTDANVLITGENGTGKELVARALHRRSERSEQTFVTIDMGALTENLFESELFGHEKGAFTDAKEARAGRFEVASDGTLFLDEIGNLPLHLQPKLLSALQTHTIYRIGSNKPVKIDIRLICATNESLHALVDEQRFRQDLLYRINTIEINIPPLRNRLEDIDLLAEHFLDRYSKKYKKEDMSLTEDALSALKSYDWPGNIRELEHSIERAVILSDSKQITGSDFMLKNPGHESASMQDLNLDDLEKTAVRRALEKHEGNISRAAEELGLTRTSLYRRMDKYDL, from the coding sequence ATGGGCCAACCGGAACATAAGCTGCAAATTCTTATCGCCGACGATGACAAGGATGTTCTGCAAGCTGCAAAGTTACTCTTAAAACAGTATTCGCAACAGGTTGACACGTTAAGCGACCCCAATCAAATACCACAATATTTTGAAAAAACCCAATATGACGTGGTGCTGCTGGATATGAATTTTAACAACAATGTAAGCAGCGGCGAGAAAGGATATTACTGGCTGGAAAAGATACAGAAAATGAGTCCATCCACCGCCGTCGTTCTGATCACTGCCTATGGTGATGTTGACAAAGCCGTGAAGGCCATCAAGCTGGGTGCAACCGATTTTGTGCTGAAGCCCTGGCAGAATGAAAAGCTTCTTGCCACGGTTTTTGCCGCCGGAAATCTGAGCTCATCCAGAAAGGAAGTAATTGAGCTGCGTTCCAGGTTCAATACTCTCCAAAGAGATCTGGAACAACCCTATCAGGATATCATCGGCAGCAGCGCACCCATGCAAAAGGTATTTGAAACTATCGAAAAAGTAGCCAAAACTGATGCCAACGTGCTGATTACCGGCGAAAACGGAACCGGCAAGGAGCTTGTGGCCCGCGCGCTCCACCGGCGATCGGAACGCAGTGAACAGACATTTGTAACGATCGACATGGGTGCGCTGACGGAGAATTTATTTGAAAGCGAGCTCTTTGGTCATGAAAAAGGAGCCTTTACCGACGCCAAAGAGGCCCGTGCAGGCCGGTTTGAAGTGGCATCGGACGGAACCCTTTTTCTGGATGAGATCGGCAACCTGCCGCTTCACCTTCAGCCCAAACTGCTCTCCGCACTGCAAACCCACACTATTTACAGGATCGGCTCCAATAAGCCTGTGAAGATTGACATTCGGCTGATATGTGCTACCAATGAGTCTCTTCATGCCCTTGTGGATGAGCAAAGGTTCCGGCAGGATCTGCTATATCGTATCAACACCATTGAAATCAACATTCCACCGCTTCGGAATCGATTGGAGGATATTGATCTGCTTGCAGAACATTTTCTGGATCGCTACTCCAAAAAGTACAAGAAAGAGGATATGAGTCTGACAGAAGACGCGCTTTCAGCACTGAAAAGCTACGATTGGCCGGGAAATATCCGTGAACTGGAACACAGCATTGAACGAGCCGTAATTCTCAGCGACAGCAAACAGATTACCGGCAGTGATTTTATGCTGAAAAACCCCGGCCACGAATCCGCTTCCATGCAGGATCTTAATCTTGATGATCTGGAAAAGACAGCCGTTCGCAGAGCGCTGGAAAAGCATGAAGGCAATATTTCAAGGGCGGCCGAAGAACTGGGGCTTACCCGGACATCTCTCTATCGACGTATGGATAAATATGATCTTTAA